One Caloenas nicobarica isolate bCalNic1 unplaced genomic scaffold, bCalNic1.hap1 Scaffold_663, whole genome shotgun sequence DNA window includes the following coding sequences:
- the SF1 gene encoding LOW QUALITY PROTEIN: splicing factor 1 (The sequence of the model RefSeq protein was modified relative to this genomic sequence to represent the inferred CDS: inserted 1 base in 1 codon), whose amino-acid sequence MPTVIPPGLTREQERAYIVQLQIEDLTRKLRTGDLGIPPNPEDRSPSPEPIYNSEGKRLNTREFRTRKKLEEERHNLITEMVALNPDFKPPADYKPPATRVSDKVMIPQDEYPEINFVGLLIGPRGNTLKNIEKECNAKIMIRGKGSVKEGKVGRKDGQMLPGEDEPLHALVTANTMDNVKKAVEQIRNILKQGIETPEDQNDLRKMQLRELARLNGTLREDDNRILRPWQSTETRSITNTTVCTKCGGAGHIASDCKFARPGDPQSAQDKARMDKEYLSLMAELGEAPVSVSSNAAHNNSPLSSSHRASQPSSQPPPSRPPWMNSSPSESRPYHSMHGGGPHSFPHPMAGMGGGGGHGGGGHPLQHNPNGPPPWMQPHPPMGQGPHPPGHPGPHHMDQYLGNAPVGSGVYRLHQGKGMMPPPLGMLPPPPPPPGGQPPPHSGPLPPWQQQPPPPSSSSTPLWQPSTTTTTSAGSASLPPWQQQGGGAAGGAAAASSGAPPLPASPSMVPLPPGVQPPLPPGAPPXPPPPPGSGGMMYAPPPPPPPPPPMDPSNFVTMMGMGVPAMPPFGMPPAPPPPPPQN is encoded by the exons ATGCCCACGGTGATCCCGCCCGGGCTGACCCGCGAGCAGGAGCGCGCCTACATCG TGCAACTGCAGATCGAAGACCTGACCCGCAAACTGCGCACGGGAGACCTGGGGATCCCCCCCAACCCCGAGGACAG GTCCCCGTCCCCCGAGCCCATTTACAACAGCGAGGGCAAGCGGCTGAACACGCGCGAGTTCCGCACGCGcaagaagctggaggaggagcggCACAACCTCATCACCGAGATGGTGGCGCTCAACCCCGACTTCAAGCCCCCCGCCGACTACAA GCCGCCGGCCACGCGCGTGAGCGACAAGGTGATGATCCCGCAGGACGAGTACCCCGAGATCAACTTCGTGGGGCTCCTCATCGGGCCCAG GGGGAACACGCTGAAGAACATCGAGAAGGAGTGCAACGCCAAGATCATGATCCGCGGGAAGGGCTCGGTGAAGGAGGGCAAGGTGGGCCGcaaggacgggcagatgctgccGGGCGAGGACGAGCCGCTGCACGCCCTGGTCACCGCCAACACCATGGACAACGTCAAGAAAGCCGTGGAGCAG ATCCGTAACATCCTCAAGCAAGGGATCGAGACGCCCGAGGACCAGAACGACCTGCGCAAGATGCAGCTGCGGGAGCTGGCGCGGCTCAACGGGACGCTGCGGGAGGACGACAACCG GATCCTGCGGCCCTGGCAGAGCACCGAGACGCGCAGCATCACCAACACCACGGTCTGCACCAAGTGCGGCGGGGCTGGGCACATCGCCTCCGACTGCAAGTTCGCCAG gCCCGGGGACCCGCAGTCGGCGCAGGACAAGGCGCGGATGGACAAGGAATACCTGTCGCTCATGGCCGAGCTGGGGGAGGCGCCGGTGTCCGTCAGCTCCAACGCCGCCCACAACAACAGCCCCTTGTCCAGCAGCCACCGCgccagccagcccagcagccagcccccCCCG AGTCGCCCGCCCTGGATGAACAGCAGCCCCTCGGAGAGCCGCCCGTACCATTCCATGCACGGGGGGGGACCCCACAGCTTCCCCCACCCCATggcggggatgggggggggcggcggccacggcgggggggggcaccccCTGCAGCACAACCCCAACGGGCCCCCCCCCTGGATGCAGCCGCACCCCCCCATGGGGCAGGGCCCCCACCCCCCCGGCCACCCGGGCCCCCACCACATGG ATCAGTACCTGGGAAATGCGCCAGTGGGCTCTGGGGTCTATCGGCTGCACCAGGGAAAAG gtATGATGCCGCCGCCGCTGGGTAtgctgcccccgccgccccccccgcccggtGGGCAGCCGCCCCCCCACTCCGGCCCCCTGcccccctggcagcagcagccgccgccccccagcagcagcagcaccccctTGTGGCAGCCAA GTACGACGACCACCACGAGCGCTGGCAGCGCCTCCCTCCcgccctggcagcagcagggggggggtgcggcggggggggcggcggcggcttcTTCGGGggcccccccgctccccgccagccccTCCATGGTGCCTTTGCCCCCCGGGGTgcagcccccgctcccccccggggcccccc cccccccgccgccccctggCTCCGGGGGCATGATGTacgcgccccccccgccccccccgccgcccccccccatGGACCCTTCTAATTTCGTCACCATGATGGGCATGGGGGTGCCCGCCATGCCCCCCTTCGGCatgccccccgcgccccccccgccgcccccccagAACTGA
- the LOC136002888 gene encoding basic proline-rich protein-like encodes MATGANATPLGKLHPPPPPGKPGFPLPPPPGLVLPGPPPPPPPPPGAAQPPQAPAGLLGPMAAAAYPFAALPPPPPPPPPPPPPPQPQAQQPPPPPPPPPAQPQPQPVAAPQQPPPAAPPPPQQPPAPGAAAYGQFRFPSPPAGHDPPAAPQGAPAPQQQPPPGTPQQPPAAPAPQQRPEEGGGAAGPAAAAAAGGGGGGGQSEAGGRVAKAARRAGQL; translated from the exons ATGGCGACCGGGGCGAACGCCACGCCGCTGGGCAAGCTCcacccgcccccgccgccggggaagcccggcttcccgctgccgccgccgcccggcctcGTCCTcccgggcccgccgccgcctcccccgccgccgccgggcgccGCGCAGCCGCCGCAGGCCCCGGCCGGCCTGCTGGGCCCCATGGCGGCCGCCGCCTACCCGTTcgccgcgctcccgccgccgccgccgccgccgccgccgccgccgcccccgccgcagccccaggcgcagcagccgccgccgccgccgccgccgccgccggcgcAGCCGCAGCCGCAGCCCGTGGCcgccccgcagcagccgccgcccgccgcgccgccgcccccccagcagccgccGGCCCCGGGAGCCGCGGCCTACGGGCAGTTCCGCTTCCCCTCGCCGCCCGCCGGCCACGacccgcccgcggccccgcagGGAGCGCcggccccgcagcagcagccgccgcccggcaccccgcagcagcccccggccgcgcccgccccgcagcAGCGGCCCGAGGagggcgggggggcagcggggcccgcggcggcggcggcggcgggaggaggaggaggaggcgggcAGAGCGAAGCGGGGGGGCGGGTGGCCAAGGCCGCCAGGAGAGCAG GACAGTTATAG
- the MEN1 gene encoding LOW QUALITY PROTEIN: menin (The sequence of the model RefSeq protein was modified relative to this genomic sequence to represent the inferred CDS: inserted 2 bases in 1 codon; deleted 1 base in 1 codon) codes for MGLKPWQKALFPLRSVSSVVRLFEAELRQPEPDLVLLSLVLGFVEHFLAVNRVLPTNVPGISFEARPGPEPHTLAYFPVAELSIVAALYARFTAQIRGAVDLSLYPRPDGCSSRDLVRKVADVIWNSLSRSYFKDRAHIQSLFSFITGTKLDSAGVAFAVVGACQALGLPDVHLALSEDHAWVAFGPGGRTXGEVTWHGKGNEDRRGQSVAAGVAEKSWLYLKGSYVRCTRHMEVAFMVCAINPCIDLHSDSLELLQLQQRLLWLLYDMGHLERYPMALGNLADLEELEPTPGRPDPLTLYHEGIRSARTHYNNRHIYPYMYLAGFHCRNRNVKEALGAWADTATVIQDYNYCREDEEIYKEFFDVANDVIPNLLKEAAAGDTAGGQPPPGPGEPLPALQDPECFAHLLRFYDGICRWEEGSPTPVLHVGWATFLVQSLGRFDSQVRQKVTLLSHDPDPPSADPPGGGDPPPQSRRRGPRRESKPEEPPPPPKKTPPERHRPPQAGEPPGTPPAPPAPPRPPPLPPGGPLLVFRSQKMRGMQELLRAPKINSSAIKLQLTAQSQVQPRRLRPAPSDYSLAFLKRPRKGL; via the exons ATGGGGCTGAAGCCGTGGCAGAAAGCCCTGTTCCCCCTGCGCTCCGTCTCCTCCGTGGTGCGGCTGTTCGAGGCCGAGCTGCGGCAGCCGGAGCCCGAcctggtgctgctgtccctggtTCTGGGTTTCGTGGAGCATTTCCTGGCTGTCAACCGCGTCCTGCCCACCAACGTCCCCGGCATCAGCTTCGAGGCGCGCCCGGGCCCCGAGCCGCACACGCTGGCCTATTTCCCGGTGGCCGAGCTGTCCATCGTGGCCGCGCTGTACGCGCGCTTCACGGCGCAGATCCGCGGCGCCGTGGACCTGTCCCTGTACCCGCGCCCCGACGGCTGCTCCTCCCGCGACCTGGTGCGCAAGGTGGCCGACGTCATCTGGAACAGCCTCAGCCGCTCCTACTTCAAGGACCGCGCGCACATCCAGTCGCTCTTCAGCTTCATCACCG GAACGAAGCTGGACAGCGCGGGGGTGGCGTTCGCCGTGGTGGGCGCCTGCCAGGCGCTGGGGCTGCCCGACGTGCACCTGGCGCTGTCCGAGGACCACGCCTGGGTGGCCTTCGGGCCGGGGGGGCGCAC CGGCGAGGTGACCTGGCACGGCAAGGGCAACGAGGACCGCAGGGGCCAGAGCGTGGCCGCCGGCGTGGCCGAGAAG agctggctgTACCTGAAGGGCTCGTACGTGCGCTGCACGCGGCACATGGAGGTGGCGTTCATGGTGTGCGCCATCAACCCCTGCATCGACCTGCACAGCGacagcctggagctgctgcagctgcagcag CgcctgctctggctgctctACGACATGGGGCACCTGGAGAG atACCCCATGGCGCTGGGGAACTTGGCCgacctggaggagctggagccgACGCCGGGGAGACCCGACCCCCTGACGCTCTATCACGAG GGGATCCGCTCGGCGCGCACTCATTACAACAACCGGCACATCTACCCCTACATGTACCTCGCCGGGTTCCACTGCAGGAACCGCAACGTGAAGGAGGCGCTGGGGGCCTGGGCCGACACGGCCACCGTCATCCAGGA CTACAATTACTGCCGTGAGGACGAGGAGATCTACAAGGAATTCTTCGACGTGGCCAACGACGTGATCCCCAACCTGCTGAAAGAGGCGGCGGccggggacacggcggggggacag cccccccccggccccggggagCCCCTCCCGGCGCTGCAGGACCCCGAGTGCTTCGCCCACCTGCTGCGCTTCTACGACGGGATCTGCCGCTGGGAGGAGGGCAGCCCCACGCCCGTGCTGCACGTGGGCTGGGCGACGTTCCTCGTGCAGTCCCTGGGGCGCTTCGACAGCcag gtcCGCCAGaaggtcaccctgctgtcccacGACCCCGACCCCCCCTCAGCCGACCCGCCGGGGGGGGgcgacccccccccccagagccgccgccggggcccccGCCGCGAATCCAAACccgaggagccgccgccgccccccaaaaaaaccccccccgAGCGCCACCGCCCCCCCCAAGCCGGGgaacccccggggacccccccggccccccccgcgccgccccggccccccccgctg ccccccggggGGCCGCTGCTGGTTTTCCGCAGCCAGAAGATGCGGgggatgcaggagctgctgcgcGCCCCCAAAATCAACTCCAGCGCCATCAAACTGCAGCTCACGGCCCAGAGCCAAGTGCAgccgcggcggctccggcccGCGCCCAGCGACTACAGCCTGGCCTTCCTCAAACGGCCCCGCAAGGGGCTCTGA